The Streptomyces tubercidicus DNA segment GTTTTCGTCGCCGAGGCCCAGGATCTGGTGGGGGCAGCACCAGTCTTCGCCGGTCCCCAGGGGATCCGGATGTGGTGTGCCGAGCTTGACCACCACCGGCGTGCGTCCGCCGTCCCGGGTGACGGCTTCCAGCTCTCGCTCGGCCATCACTTCGCCGAGCTCGTAGACCATCGCCATGGGTTCCCCGCCTCGTCGGCTCCGGTTCGGTGCCGCACGATAACAAGGGCCGGTGTCTGCCGGTCCAGGGCAGGGGAGCGGCAGGCGTTCGCTCGGTCGATGCCGTCGGTGCCGTCGGTTTCGTCGGTGCGGTCGGTGCCGTCGGTTTCGTCGGTGCCGTTCGCGAATGGCGGGGCGTCCGTGGGGGACGCGGTCCGTGCCCGGTCTTCCTTGCGCCGTCGGGGCGCCCTCGCCCTTGCCGTCGGGCCGCCCTCACCCGTCCCCGATGTCCTCCTGCCACAGTTCCGGTCGCGCCCCGATGAAGTCGCGCATCAGCGACGCGCAGCCGGGGTCGTCCAGCAGCACGATGCGTACGCCGTGGCGGGCCAGCCAGTCATGGCCGCCGTGGAAGGTGCGGGCCTCGCCGATGATGACGCGGGAGATGCCGAACTGGCGGACCAGGCCGCTGCAGTACCAGCAGGGGGAGAGGGTGGTGACCATCGTTGTGCCGCGGTAGCTGCGTCGGCGTCCGGCCGCGCGGAAGGCCGCGGTCTCGGCGTGAAGGGTGGGGTCGCCGTCCTGGACGCGGCGGTTGTGGCCGCGGCCCAGCAGGGTGCCGTCCGGCCCGTAGAGCGCCGCGCCGATCGGGATGCCGCCCTCGGCCAGTCCGGCGCGGGCCTCGGCGACCGCCGTCGCCAGCATGGCGCGGGCCTGTTCCTGCAGATGGTCGGGGTGTCCGGTCGGGTCGCTGTGCCCGTCGACGCTGCCGTGCAGCCGGAACTCGTCGCGGTCCTGGCCCCAGTCCTGGGTACGGTCCATGGATTCACCGTACGCCGTGGGGAGTGGCTCAGCCCGCGGCCGGCGGGGTGTCCTCCGGGCCGTCCGCGGTCCCGTCCCGCTTGCCGTCCTTGCGGCGCAGCTCGTCCTCGCGGCGGCGCAGATCGGCCTCCCAGTCCTTGAGCAGCGCCTCGTCCTTCGTGTTGTCCGGGCGCTGCGGGCTCTCCTGGTTGAGGGAGCGGAGGAACTCGGGGTTGTCGTCCGGCGCGACGAACGTCGTACGGCGGTTGCGGCGCCACTCCGACGGGGCGAAGCCCGTTACCGCCCGCCGCTGCTTGCCCGCCACCAGCCAGGCGACCGGGCCGACCAGCACCTCACCGAAGAGCAGGACGATCAGCACCCAGGCCACCTTGGGCAGGCCGCGCACCTGCGATTCGGGGGTGTTGAGGCAGTCGATGAACGCATAGATCCACAGCGCCAGCACCAGAAGGAACGGCAGATACCTGAGCATGGCGGAACGGGCCCCCTGCGCGTGACGGCGGGCCCTCGCCGGGGCCCGGTGACCCGTCCAGGGTAGTGCGTGCCCGATACTGGAACGCATGGCTTATGACGATCTTCGCTCGTTCCTGCGCGCGCTTGAGCGGGATGGTGACCTCAAGCGCATCAAGGCCGAGGTCGACCCGTATCTGGAAGTCGGGGAGATCGTGGACCGGGTGCAGAAGTCCGGCGGCCCGGCACTGCTCTTCGAGAACGTCAAGGGCTCGGCGATGCCGCTCGCCATGAACGTCTACGGCACCGACCGCCGGCTTCTGAAGGCGCTGGATCTCAAGGCGTACGAGGACATCAGCGGCAAGATCGGCGGACTGCTCAAGCCGGAGCTGCCGCACGGTTTCGTCGGTGTGCGCGAGGCGTTCGGGAAGCTCGCCGGCATGACGCACGTCCCGCCCAAGAAGGTCAAGGAAGCGCCCGTCCAGGAGGTCGTGCTCCAGGGTGACGACGTCGACCTGGAGCGGCTCCCGGCGCTGTTCACCTGGCCCGAGGACGGCGGCTCGTTCTTCAACCTGGGGCTGACGCACACCAAGCACCCGGAGACCGGGGTGCGCAACCTCGGCCTGTATCGCCTGCAGCGCCACGACAAACGCACCATCGGCATGCACTGGCAGATCCACAAGGACAGCCGCAACCACTACCAGGTCGCCGCCAAGCGCGGGGAGAAGCTGCCGGTCGCCATCGCCTTCGGCTGCCCCCCGGCCGTGACGTACGCCTCCACCGCCCCGCTGCCCGGCGACATCGACGAGTACCTCTTCGCCGGCTTCCTCCAGGGCAAGCGGATCGAGATGGTCGACTGCAAGACCGTGCCGCTGCAGGTCCCGGCGCAGGCCGAGGTCGTCATCGAGGGCTGGCTGGAGCCCGGCGAGATGCTGCCCGAGGGCCCGTTCGGCGACCACACCGGTTTCTACACGCCGCAGGAGCCGTTCCCGGCGCTGACCATCGACTGTGTGACGATGCGTAAGCGGCCGCTGCTCCAGTCGATCGTCGTCGGCCGACCGCCGACGGAGGACGGCCCGCTGGGACGCGCCACGGAGCGGTTCTTCCTCCCCCTCCTCAAGATCATCGTCCCGGACATCGTGGACTACCACCTCCCCGAGTCCGGCGGCTTCCACAACTGCGCGATCGTCTCGATCGACAAGAAGTACCCCAAACACGCACAGAAGGTCATGCACGCCATCTGGGGCGCGCACATGATGTCGCTGACCAAGCTGATCGTGGTCGTGGACGCGGACTGCGATGTGCACAACCTCCACGAGGTCTCCTGGCGGGCGCTCGGCAACACCGACTACGCCCGTGACCTCACCGTCGTCGAAGGTCCCGTCGACCATCTCGACCACGCCTCCTACCAGCAGTTCTGGGGCGGCAAGGCGGGGATCGACGCGACGAAGAAGTGGCCCGAGGAGGGCTACACGAGGGACGGGGGCTGGCCCGAGATGGTCGAGTCCGACCCGCGTACGGCGGCGCTGGTCGACCGCCGTTGGAAGGAGTACGGCCTCTCGTGAGCAGCGCATCCGCAGCCGTCCCGCAGCCGGGGCGCACCAAGGCCTTCCTGCGCCTGGTGATGATCGAGCACTCGGTCTTCGCGCTGCCCTTCGCCTACATCGCCTCGCTGACCGCGATGTACGAGTGGGACCGGCACATCCACTGGGGCCGGCTGCTCCTCGTCACCGTCGCCATGGTCGGCCTGCGGACCTTCGCGATGGCCGCGAACCGCATCATCGACCGCGAGATCGACGCCCGTAACCCGCGCACCGCGCAACGCGAACTGGTCACCGGCGCGGTCTCGGTGAAGTCCGCGTGGACGGGCGCCCTGATCGCGCTCGTCATCTTCCTGGGCGCCGCCGCCCTGCTGAACCCGCTGTGCCTGGCGCTCGCGCCCCTCGCGGTGGTGCCGATGGTGGTCTATCCGTACGGCAAGCGGTTCACCAACTTCCCGCAGGCGATCCTGGGCCTCGCCCAGGCGATGGGACCGATCGGCGCCTGGCTCGCGATCAGCGCGGACTGGTCCTGGGAGGCGACGATCCTCGGCCTTGCGGTCGGCATCTGGATCGGCGGCT contains these protein-coding regions:
- a CDS encoding DUF6968 family protein; its protein translation is MAMVYELGEVMAERELEAVTRDGGRTPVVVKLGTPHPDPLGTGEDWCCPHQILGLGDENVLAAFGVDSLQAFLMATRSLKAHLAERSAAASVTLTWLGQPHLGRLNIYPEPE
- a CDS encoding nucleoside deaminase, translating into MDRTQDWGQDRDEFRLHGSVDGHSDPTGHPDHLQEQARAMLATAVAEARAGLAEGGIPIGAALYGPDGTLLGRGHNRRVQDGDPTLHAETAAFRAAGRRRSYRGTTMVTTLSPCWYCSGLVRQFGISRVIIGEARTFHGGHDWLARHGVRIVLLDDPGCASLMRDFIGARPELWQEDIGDG
- a CDS encoding PLD nuclease N-terminal domain-containing protein, giving the protein MLRYLPFLLVLALWIYAFIDCLNTPESQVRGLPKVAWVLIVLLFGEVLVGPVAWLVAGKQRRAVTGFAPSEWRRNRRTTFVAPDDNPEFLRSLNQESPQRPDNTKDEALLKDWEADLRRREDELRRKDGKRDGTADGPEDTPPAAG
- a CDS encoding menaquinone biosynthesis decarboxylase, with translation MAYDDLRSFLRALERDGDLKRIKAEVDPYLEVGEIVDRVQKSGGPALLFENVKGSAMPLAMNVYGTDRRLLKALDLKAYEDISGKIGGLLKPELPHGFVGVREAFGKLAGMTHVPPKKVKEAPVQEVVLQGDDVDLERLPALFTWPEDGGSFFNLGLTHTKHPETGVRNLGLYRLQRHDKRTIGMHWQIHKDSRNHYQVAAKRGEKLPVAIAFGCPPAVTYASTAPLPGDIDEYLFAGFLQGKRIEMVDCKTVPLQVPAQAEVVIEGWLEPGEMLPEGPFGDHTGFYTPQEPFPALTIDCVTMRKRPLLQSIVVGRPPTEDGPLGRATERFFLPLLKIIVPDIVDYHLPESGGFHNCAIVSIDKKYPKHAQKVMHAIWGAHMMSLTKLIVVVDADCDVHNLHEVSWRALGNTDYARDLTVVEGPVDHLDHASYQQFWGGKAGIDATKKWPEEGYTRDGGWPEMVESDPRTAALVDRRWKEYGLS
- the mqnP gene encoding menaquinone biosynthesis prenyltransferase MqnP encodes the protein MSSASAAVPQPGRTKAFLRLVMIEHSVFALPFAYIASLTAMYEWDRHIHWGRLLLVTVAMVGLRTFAMAANRIIDREIDARNPRTAQRELVTGAVSVKSAWTGALIALVIFLGAAALLNPLCLALAPLAVVPMVVYPYGKRFTNFPQAILGLAQAMGPIGAWLAISADWSWEATILGLAVGIWIGGFDLIYACQDVETDREVGVRSVPARFGIPAAIWGARGCHLVTTGLFAWYAVATGAGVFLWLGLVIVAAAFLYEHTIVKPHDLTRLNRAFFQVNGFIGIALFVCALLDLTVRGLAV